Below is a genomic region from Pseudomonas berkeleyensis.
GTCGAAATGCATAGAGCCTTCTCCAAATCAGAACGCTATCTTCGTGAAATTGCGATTCTTGCCAATTTGTTTTCCATCCAGAATAACAGCTCACTCCCCTGTCGTAGCCTTGCTCATGAATGCCATGACCGCCTCGTACCGCCACAGCCTGGACAACGGCGTGCTGTTCGCCGTGCTCTCGGCCACCGGTTTCAGCCTGAAAGCCATCTTCGTCAAACTCAGCTATGCCGCCGCACCGGTGGACGCCATCACCGTGCTGAGCCTGCGCATGGGCCTGGCGCTGCCGCTGTTCGCCTGGCTGCTGTGGCTGAGCCGGAGCACCGGGCAAACGCGCTTGTCGGCGAAGGACTGGGCGCACGTTCTGCTGCTGGGAATGCTCGGTTACTACCTGTCGAGCCTGTTCGACTTCTACGGCCTGCAGTACATCAGCGCCGGGCTGGAGCGGCTGATCCTGTTCACCTACCCAACGCTGGTGCTGCTGTTGCAGATGCTGGCGATGGGTGAGCGACCCGGCCCGCGCACCTTCCTCGCCCTTGGTCTGTGTTACCTGGGCCTGAGCATCGCCCTGGTGCATGACATCCGCGTGGAAGGCGACAGCGAGCAGATCCTGCTGGGCGCCGCCTGGGTGTTCGCCAGCGCGGTGACCTATGCCCTGTACTACCTGGGTACCGGCGTGGTGATCCGCCGGGTCGGCTCGATGCGCCTGGCGGGGCTGGCTGGCGGTTCCTCGGCGATCATGGTGCTGGTCCACTACGCCATCAGCGGTGACCCGACGCAACTGGCGAGCCTGCCGGGCGAAGTGTGGCTGTACGGCGCGCTGATGGCGCTGCTGTCGACGGTGCTGCCGATCTACTGGCTGGCCCTGGCCGTGCAGCGCATGGGCGCCAGCCATGCCGCCATGTTCGGCAACCTCGGCCCGGTGCTG
It encodes:
- a CDS encoding DMT family transporter, with the translated sequence MNAMTASYRHSLDNGVLFAVLSATGFSLKAIFVKLSYAAAPVDAITVLSLRMGLALPLFAWLLWLSRSTGQTRLSAKDWAHVLLLGMLGYYLSSLFDFYGLQYISAGLERLILFTYPTLVLLLQMLAMGERPGPRTFLALGLCYLGLSIALVHDIRVEGDSEQILLGAAWVFASAVTYALYYLGTGVVIRRVGSMRLAGLAGGSSAIMVLVHYAISGDPTQLASLPGEVWLYGALMALLSTVLPIYWLALAVQRMGASHAAMFGNLGPVLTLFAAWVLLGEAITLYQIAGLALVLLGVSRLSSGKRKTA